The genomic stretch CGCTCAATGGTCAGTTCAATGGGGGGGCGCTGGGGTTTGCGGGGCGCACCGCTGCGAAAATTCTTCTTCTTTTCCATGGTATTTGACCTGTCTTTGCTGGTGAGTTGGAGGCACATTAACCTGTCGCCTTTTCCCTGTCAACGGCTCAGTCCTCTCCCCTTGACTTGGGTCTCTGCCGGCCGTAAACTCAAGCCCACTTTTGCCGCTCCTCTCTCGCCGCCCGGCGCCGGGAGGAAGCCGCGGCCGCCGTTTGCCTGAAAGGAACGACCATGCGTCGAAAAACACGCCGGATTACCGTTGGAGATGTCGCTGTCGGCGATGGGGCACCCATTTCCGTGCAGTCCATGTGCAATACCGATACCCGTGACGTCCAGGCCACCACGGTGCAGATCCGCCGCCTCTTCGAGGCCGGCTGCGAGATCGTGCGCTGCGCCGTTCCCGACGAAGAGGCCGCTCTGGCGTTGCGAGGGATCTGCGCCGACAGCCCCCTGCCGGTGATTGCCGATATCCACTTCGACTACCGGCTGGCCATGACGTCCTTGGAGGGCGGGGTACAGGGCCTACGCATCAACCCCGGCAACATTGGTGAACGCTGGAAAGTTCAGGAAGTGGTCCGGGCCTGCGCGGAGCGGTCGGTGCCCATCCGCATCGGTGTCAATGGCGGCTCCCTCGAAAAAGAGCTGCTTGAACGCTACGGGCATCCGACGCCGGAAGCCATGGTGGAGAGCGCCCTGGGGCATATTCGTCTGCTGGAAGATCTCTCCTTCGACCAGATCAAGGTCAGCCTCAAGGCTTCCGATATCCGCCGCACGGTGGAGGCCTATCGTCAGTTGGCCGACCGTGTCGATTATCCTCTGCATATCGGCATCACCGAAGCGGGCACCACCTGGAGTGGCACCATCAAGAGCGCCATCGGCCTGGGAACAC from Desulfuromonas sp. KJ2020 encodes the following:
- the ispG gene encoding flavodoxin-dependent (E)-4-hydroxy-3-methylbut-2-enyl-diphosphate synthase, yielding MRRKTRRITVGDVAVGDGAPISVQSMCNTDTRDVQATTVQIRRLFEAGCEIVRCAVPDEEAALALRGICADSPLPVIADIHFDYRLAMTSLEGGVQGLRINPGNIGERWKVQEVVRACAERSVPIRIGVNGGSLEKELLERYGHPTPEAMVESALGHIRLLEDLSFDQIKVSLKASDIRRTVEAYRQLADRVDYPLHIGITEAGTTWSGTIKSAIGLGTLLYDGIGDTLRVSLTGDPVEEVRVGWEILKALELRERGPVFVSCPTCGRCQIDLIAVAEEVERRLHDLPKKITVAVMGCVVNGPGEAREADIGIAGGKGQGLLFRHGQVVRKVPQAELADALVAEAWELVHQKGKG